In Poecilia reticulata strain Guanapo linkage group LG11, Guppy_female_1.0+MT, whole genome shotgun sequence, the genomic stretch aagaAGTACTACTTCCActtataaaatgagaaaaatgtcttgttaagagtgaaataatttgccagtgtatctggtgctttttaaaaagtcaatattaTGACCtgcatcttgctgaaaagttgcatgcaagttagttttgtcatatttaaagttcactgagatatttgcacaagaaactagaccaaaaatgtttggtaaagttttgtttttgctgtgaattaatgggattttatgcaacagaccaacacaaagtagtgtgaATTTGCCAGTTCCACcagcaaattattttacttataagatggtaaaaatgtcttgtttacagtgaaataacctgccagtGGAGCTAGAACTTTTTCTAGTCCATAATTCATCAATACTAATGAATTATAGACTTAAAATCAGCTGCtgtatcttgttgaaaaatacttttaagttagttttttctttgttttaagtgtaccaagatatttgcagtagaaattagaccaaaatactgggtaagattttgtgtttttgcagtgcatgcaGCTAGGggagtttagatcaaagcatatcaTTGCGTTaggatggcctagtcaaagtacaaCTGTGTCAACACTTAAAAACTGATATTCAAAGTCATTCAAAGTCCAATCTGAATGACTGTTCTTTGTAAATAGGAACtatttaacttttactttatAATTTTGCACATGTTGgccaatcacataaaatcccaataaaattgagaaattctggttttaaagtgacaaaatgtgaaaaagttagaGTTCTGAATACTTTTGTTGACGTGTTAATAAGTGGGGGAAGTTTCTGACAAAGCAACCAACCACTGGCCTCCAAACTGTTAGAAAATGTGTCTGAAtgatagtaaaataaaactttactgcTTCACTCGCTGTCAAATAATCTGAAGTAATTAAATATCCGACAGAAGGTTTAAAGTGTTGGCAACAGTTAAGCTTCCGTTTCTCATTAATGAATAAAACCGACCGTAGAGCAGCAGTTAGACAGTTTATAGGTAAAGACCTCGGCTGCTGCGGTGAGCCCTTCATGGAGGCGGGTCCGTTCTTCAGCTGGACCCGTCCGGTCCGACGGACTCCCTTTGATTACGTTTTCCCGACTGGAGGACACAGACCTGCTGGACGAAAGCAGCCATGTTTGGTGTCCAGCTAACTCAGTGTGCGAGACTCCGAGAGGCCGCAGGCGCTAAACAGGACGCGATTATAGGATGACGCAGTCCGACTCCTTCTCTCTTCTTCTGGCCTGCTGCGgcccctgacctctgacctggagGAAACACAGACAACACAGTCACGCttggaaaacacaacaatacTACTGAAtatcattttatgtttctttattatGGATGAGGAAACACGGCTATCAGTTatgagctaaaataaaatgttagctGCGCTAAAGAACTAATCAGACATTAGttttgctaatgctaatgcactTCACCAGCACAggatttagcagaagctaacactAAAGTGTTACACCAACACAACATTTAGctggagctaatgctaaagcactaaccCACATGGTATTTAACTATTGTTACATCAACaaggtatttagcagaagctaatgctaacacatTACACATATTTGGTATTTAATGAAAGCTACAGCGCCACACCAGCACAGCATTttgcagaagctaacgctaaagcgctaacttcaaTAAGACGGTTGAAAACCTTCttatttcaaacaatttttGAAGTAGAAACCAAATTCTCTggtgaggttttgtgttttcagcacTCTGAGCAGCTGATACCTGCTGTGGTGTCGGTGCTGGCCCCgcctgttgctgctgctgctgctggaactgctgctgctgctgctggtactcctcctgctgcagctgccggGCCAACTCCAAGTCACTGAGAGGTCCAGGAGggccttcctgctgctgctgcagcgaaACGGCGACCAGGTAGTCCTGAAGCGAAATCattgattaataataattaggATAACAAGGAGTCCGAGCGGCGGAGGAGTCCTGACCTGGTCGATCTGCCTCTGCTGTTCCTGGCTGCTGGGCGGCAGGTGGGCGGCGGCCGGCGGACGCTCCGGCGCGTGGCTCAGCCTGAAGTCGGAGTTGCAGAAGTTGCCGTCTCCTTCGACGTTGTGGAGCGATTCCCAGACCATACTCTCCTCCTGCAGGAAGCCCTGATCCGTCACCAGCAGGTACAGGTGGCCCTGAGGAGGACGCAGAGGGCAAAGGTCACTTTCACCCTCAGTACAGctaattaaacaaacattacctgacactttgaaaaaaagaaaaatagcattattcataaatatttacaactatttattttgtttaaaataaaaatagttttattttaaacaaataaaactatttttatttgtttatttatctgcagttaaaaatagttaaaaaaactgcatttttaatcaAGCATTTGGTGTCTGTCTCCCCCTAGTGGTGTATGGTGTTACTGCAGGCTGTCTCCATCATCTAGCGTTGTGGTAGCAGTGAAGGGAGTCTGTCTCCCCCTAGTGGTGTGTGGAGGTACTGCAGGATGTCTCTCTCCCAATGACGGTGTGTGGCGTTACTGCAGGGTGCCTGTCTCCCCCTAGTGGTGTGTGGTAGTACTGCAggctctctcactctctctccccTGGCGGTGTGTGGTGGTACTGCAGGGAGCGTTTCCTCACCTTGTGTTTGATCATGGTGCTGAAGTGATTGTTCCTGAAGAAAACGGAGATCTCTCCCTCTTTCGCTGTGGTGTTGAGCTCACAAAGACCGTGGTATGACAGCTGGGTGGCCGTCGACTCCAGAAACTGCTCCGCCACCAGACCTACACATAAAACCATTGTTTTTAGTATTTCTCTTTCTTAATTATACTGCAAAactattttatcttttaatttaccagctacaaataaactaaataaagaatattttaataaaataagcaaagcaGTCAAAAGTATTTTGCAGGTTTTccaggtttaaaacaaaaacactcaaaaaaccCCAAACCTTATCCTTAActattcattgttttgtttttatttttgtaaaaggcattggatattttatttagagacacatttaaagaacatgaaaatttggatgaaatgtgaaaatgaccCCTTGCCAGTTATTTTCTAAGGCTTTTTTGgctcttgtggcctttattttgCAGCGAGTTGACAGGAAACGTTGATTATTAGCGAGGGGGAGCCGCGGTGAAGAGGCCGGGACTCGAACCTGCGGCAGCAGCTTTGAACATGTCGTCCTACATGCCTCTTCAGGCATGTAGTGCGCTCACCTTCACTGACTCGGCTGCTGTCTGCAGAGTGTTTGCAGTCGATGATTTTCTCCACCAGCTGGTTGTAGCTCAGCTTCCCCACAGCTGCCACCGTCTCTGGACTCTAAACTCACACAAAGTGGACGGTTCTTCAGCCAAACGAGTCCAGGAAGAGTTTCTGCTTCTACACGTCCTCATATGAGGAATTTACAGAAGATGCAAACTAATGTTCTCCACGTTAGCTTACTGCTAACTAAGGCTAcagctaacgattattttaataatcaattattctgacgattaatccgATTTAAAAGTTGctacattctacagattttaaatttttcataacattcctttagtgaatctGAACCACTTGAGCAGTTTtgggtaaaatatatttacacaaaatgcaaaatgtacgTATAATTGGtccagttttggcttaattattgctctgagtGTTGTTTGCTCTTGAGTCTGTattctccagttaatgattaatcagttactaaattagttgacgttTGAGCGCTGCTGCTAACTCTGGGTTAGCGTGTTACCTGTGGGTCCACCAGCCAGCCGTGGTACAGCGGGATGTTCAGCAGGTCGAACACGATGCACTCTGGCGTATATTCAAAGTCCGTGACTCCCGTGAAGCGCACGTTGACGTCCAGACCCGTGGACAGCTTCGGAAGAACCGCCATGGCGTCGCTCATGTTCTGCAGACACAAAGCTGCCAGTCAGTTCAACAACATTAGGTTGAACTCAAGTCCTGATCATCGACGTCTGAAACCAAGAAATACAGAGATTTCTGCTCTGTAGACGCACTGAAAGGCCACTCAGCAAGGAAGAAACCATCACTCCAAAAACAACATACAGAGTCacgaatttaagactttttaagaccattaacAATGAAACTTCAGACCTGTATCACAGCAGAAATGTACCAAAGtgaatttcatgttttatttggcATTAGTGTAGCAACAAAAGTGAGCCAGTGGTGAAGACGAACGTCACACCAAGACAGATAAAAGCTAAATATCTAGCCAGCTGGTAttttagcagctagttagcggtagccacAACAGCACTGAGCCACAAAACGCAATAATTATGCTTGTAGatgactcaaacatttgcctGACAGTAAAATTCCTTAACCCCCCcgtccccccccaaaaaaaatctacGAGATTAAAAATGAGATTAACACTCCTGATTAAAGCCAacttacattttctaaatgaacctaaaacattttaaggccttaattttagatacattaatataaaaccttttaaaggaTGTGTGGACATCCTGGGTTTGCAAATAATGCGTTGTGAAACTGAAATAGACTGAATTTACCAAACATTTTCATCTAGTTTCTATCGCAAATATCtagttaaaataagacaaaactaacttacaagtaacttttcagataaatataggagcttgtgttgcctaaataatttcttgcgcggttacctagcaaccccagtcagGCCcagctcgttacctagcaaccccagccaagcccaggtCGTTACTTAGAAActcagttctagttccactggcagtttttttccacttataacaagacatttttcccttgttacaagtgaaacGTAACATGGGAACTTGTACTTTTCGATCAATATCAACTCACAGATGAtgaatatagaaaaatatttcctgtcatttgtaatttctttttaagaaaggaaagaaacaaaaagtatcAATTAAGACTGGAAATCAAACATGGTGTGAAAAAAACAGTAGTTCCATGAAATATGAACCATAATCGCCCAGAActgaaactaaaagaaaagtttctttaaaaaaagaaacgtttttgttttaaatctggatgtttttcagTGTGTTGGTACCTGCTGGAAGTTCAGCTCCATGGCGTTCGTCTTCTCTCTGGGTGTGACTGATAAAACACACTCTCCTATacggcgcacacacacagacacacacacacacacacacacacacacacacacNacacacacacacacacacacacacacacacacacacacacacacacacacacacacacacacacacacacacacacacacacacgcgcgcgcgtcAGTAAGATTACCAACTCATTTCTACCTccggtttttatgttttttgctcACTGTGGAACCGGCAGGTTGcgaaaacagaacattcaggaTATTAGACgcagtttttaaatctgtttaatgaATAAGCCTAATCCAGAAAAAAGCCAGCGTTGTCAtttatgtttcagaaaaatgcaGAGATGTAACCAGAAACTCACCCAGATGAGCCATCAGCTCCTCAGTGGTGACCACTTCCGTCTGCGCAGGAA encodes the following:
- the mindy1 gene encoding ubiquitin carboxyl-terminal hydrolase MINDY-1, producing the protein MAESSAPPAAPASLLIGRSKEEPSLNTESRSKEMNDSVLTDGSDREAKVQNISSKEPEEDDEATPTPPESSPSLSENETMTIATTEDETLSVQLRHIKTEGGAGRGAEPAPDPDLEETSSGMTAADSDEQRESSDSASFSIPSLDLSDGITTTGNSLDIEDGLSSACSAPGVEGGSPSAEAPGLKAHEALEAAGGAVAAAAVVSAAVAAAAAAAPAAAEPGPSMPAYYLVKWITWKEKKTPIVTQSENGPCPLLAIMNTLFLRWKAKLPAQTEVVTTEELMAHLGECVLSVTPREKTNAMELNFQQNMSDAMAVLPKLSTGLDVNVRFTGVTDFEYTPECIVFDLLNIPLYHGWLVDPQSPETVAAVGKLSYNQLVEKIIDCKHSADSSRVSEGLVAEQFLESTATQLSYHGLCELNTTAKEGEISVFFRNNHFSTMIKHKGHLYLLVTDQGFLQEESMVWESLHNVEGDGNFCNSDFRLSHAPERPPAAAHLPPSSQEQQRQIDQDYLVAVSLQQQQEGPPGPLSDLELARQLQQEEYQQQQQQFQQQQQQQAGPAPTPQQVRGQGPQQARRREKESDCVIL